The DNA sequence CCGCCATCTTTGAGCCGCCCGCTCGTTGTTATCCGATATCAATTCGTCGTCAAACCATCCAATGTCACAGCTGCTTGGCGTTGATGTTTCGTCCTCGACAAAAAGTTGCACAAGTCCTTGGTGTTTGTCGTTTTAGAGTCTTGTCGTTtaatgagatgagatgacgAAAAGAAAGATAGACAAAAAATgcagaagagagagagggagagagagggagggagagggagagagaggagaggaaagaTTAACGAGACCCAGGCCCAACGGCGCAATTTCCATTCCCAGAAGGGACTTGGGTGCAGCACCGCCGGGGGGTTTTCTGCACGCCGCTCTCGTGCTCACACGCTCGGCGATTGAACccacctttccccccttccctcaccacctcctggtgCGTTGGGGTCCGGAGGCGGCGAGGCGGCACCGTATTGATAGCTCTGCAGACAactgatgctgctgagctGTTGAATCGAGTCTACTGCTGGCAAAAGAGCTCTCTACCTTTTTGACACGAAGCATTGAAGCAACCCTTGGGGTTCGGGCATCTCGGCCATTTTCTGGCTCCCTTTGGGATGCGATGGCGGCAAATTGACCAATGGAAACAGGTGTGGTTTTTCTAGCAAACTCAGCCCCCCTGTTTACCAACTGGTGCAAGTTTGTTCCTCTGTCAGGTCCGGTTTGTGTCTGAGCAAAAAAGAGTGACGGCAGCAGGTCCAGGTCTCTGGGAGACGGCACAGAACGTCGGGGATCGTGGCTGAATGCGACTTTACTGGTGTTGCTGACCTCAGAGCCCACTTCGAGggggaggtaggtaggtacctgacGTGTAAAAAAAGCGACGGGTCCAGAAGGCGGGGAGCCCGTGTTTCCAAGTGCATTCTCTCTCAGACTGTCCCCCTCATCTTTGCCGCGTTGCTACTTGACCAGCTGGACCTCCTGAGAGTTGATCACGCCGTGATTGTTTCCAGTAGAGAAACACGGGAGGTTGATATTCAGACGTCGTAAAGCCGAGACCAATGCCTTTCGGCAGtttttcttcaacaacaatgcATTTGTTCATGGAGAGTCCAAGACATGAACCctgcaccaccgccagcctTGCAGGGTCCCAACCGATGGCGACCAACGCGCTACCCGTCGATCCAAAGAAGCGTGTGGGGCCTCGTCTATCCACGACGAACCACGACGACGTCCTTTCAGCTGGCTGTCTTTTCTGTCAGTATGAGCTCATAAGAAACACTATCAATTGAAATATACTTCATGATGCCGgagaaacaacaacatcaaactGACCGACACGGAGAAAGCTTCCGTTTGTCCAGCGAGCAACATCACAGCTGACAAGTTGAGCTGGACGTCAGCACACCAAACATGGATGGATTTGTTCCAGCGTTTCGATAATCGTCCAACCCGGCTAGACTCCCTTGGCGTTGCAATAGCGGATCACATCCCTGCAAACACTTACGGCGATCCCTGCTGATTAGCCCCGCCCTCTTGTCAAATGTCGGTGCACGTGCCATCTTGTTTATCACAATCTTCTTATCGGTCTTCAAGCTTTATCAGTTCGAGGGGCACTTGACGGCAGCTTTGCTTTCCATGTCGTGCTTTCTGGGtagatacctacctacccctCATCTTTCCCCCGCCGAAAGCAGGCCTGACTCGTTGAGCACACCATGCACACCGGACAAAGAGGCCAGTGGGAGAGAGtcaggctggtggtggaaagcTCCGAGGAGAGCACTTGAGTTGGAGCTTTCCTTGTTTATTGCGTGCCGGACTCGGTGAGAGCTTCCACCAGGctcggagaagaagagaattCTCAAAAGAAGTCTGTCTTTGGGCCCTTTTCCCCCCATCTTTCTCACCTACCTCAGGATACTTGAATCAATCACTGTAGTACCTGTCCCCTAGAACCTCACTTCTgtctcctctgcctctgcaTGTGttaaccaccaccgcccaatTTATCCCTACACATCCTGATCGCCTCGACAGGATGgcccccctctcttcctcgacgGTCCTCGTCGCCGCTCTCCTGGCAACAACCACCCTTGCGCAATCCAACGTGCGAGTCTGGTCCTCCGTCGCTTGGATCCTCTACGGCGACCGCACCCCTTTGCTGTCAgacaacccaaccctcacccccctcggcgCGCAACAGCTCAAAGCCCAAGGCGCCGCCCTGCGAACCCGTTACCTTTGGAAATCCTCCCctgacgacgatgacatcGATAGTAACGGCCTCGACGACATCGCCCCCATCCACGGAATAGAGCAAtacaccatcaacaaccgcCAGCTCAGAGCCatgtccaccaccgacaCCTACAACATCGCCTCGGCCATGGCCTTCTTCCAAGGCCTctacccccccaccaccatcaaaccctccaactccaccgGCGGTGCCATCGCCGCCACCCTAGCAAACGGAACAACAATGACCTACCCCCTCGACGGCTACCAATacccccaaatccaaaccctctcccgcctcttCAACCCAGACTCCATCTACCTCGACGGCTCCTCCCACTGCCCTTCCTTTTTGCAGTCCATGGCCAGTTTTCCAAGCGAAGAAACCCCCTcgtccaacctctccacctcgtcctcctttTACGCAAGCCTCTACCCCCGCATCTtcaactcttcctccctgCCCTTGGACCAGCTCGACTTTCTACAGGCCTACAACATCTACGACTACGCCgcctaccaccacctccacaacccgTTGCTATCTCCCCTTTTTGCCGAAGGTGAACTCCCCCGCCTCCGCTCCCTGGCCTCGAGCGAAATCCGCTCCCGCCACGggaacctctccctccccatcaggACCATCGCCGGGCGCACCTTGGCAAGCTACACAAAATCCCTGCTGGTAGACAACATCCGTTCGGCGGGTTTCACCAGcaagctcaacctcctcttttCGTCATTCGAGCCCTTTGTTGCGTTTTTTGCGCTGTCGAGGCTGGATGCAGGCGCGAGCAGGGAGCTGTTTCGTGAGCTCCCTTACCCGGGGGCGGTGATGCTTTTTGAACTCTTCAGCACGGTGAATACGACcaaggggatggatggggaggaggagtaccCCGAGGTTAAGGACCTGAAGGTGAGGTTTCTGTATAGGAATTCCAGTGCGAGcgaggcgaggttgagggtttATAGTTTGTTTGAGACGGGGGTGAACTACCCGACTTTGGAGTTTTTGGATTttgagaggaagatgatgggggtgggggtcaggggggggtgggagggggtggtgtgggagTTGTGGgtcgggggttgggttttgtGAGAGGCGgggtgctgttgatgatgatgaggggggtggaaggggaggtgttATGGGCGgagtggaagggggatggatcctgctgctgctgggggcgGTTGGGGCGGCGGTCACggttggggttttggggttggtgacggggttggtgatgtggttggggggtgaggttttgtgctgttgggagggggatgggttgaagggggttCAAGGGGATAGGAAGGGTGGGGATCAGGATGTGGAGTACGGCGGACGggggcagaagaaggagagggtggggagttgggagttgaggaatgggaagaaggtggtggagggggttggcgagggggtggaggaaacggggacgggggcgagggtggaggtgcctGATCCGAGTCATTTACGGGCtgtgggggggagatgggaagaggatgatgatgatcggTTGAGTTTGTATGGGCGGGAGCCGGTGAAGGCGCGGGAGTTTTAGGTCTGAGTTTTTGGGTGAAGGGTAATGGGAGTTGGGATAGGTTGAAGGATGAGGCTGTTTTTTGGTCACCTTCTGGCATTCTCTTGATACCCcgttttgcttttttcttcttcttcttcttcttcttcttcttcttcttcaggttGGAGTATACGTTTGTTTACTGGGTTGTTCTTTCGTTTGATGGGATGTGGAAGTTTAATACAAGAGATGGACGGATAGACCTTGCTTCTGTTGAGGATGGCGTTTTGGATATTTGAGGTTGACGTCTTGTGAAGGGGGATCGATAGGGCATAGGGGCTTTGCATAAGGGGTTGAATTGTTTGACAGTCAGTACCTAGGGAATATGATATACCGCTGCTTTCACACTTCGATTTCTCCAACTACTTTGGTGGTATCTTCAAGAGTGTGCAAACTCATGTGAACACTAAAGCTGGTGCCCAGCTGTTCATCTTGGGCAACAGATCTTAGTCTAACACCACATATGCACGATCAAGACGACAAAACACCATTCTTTCCCGCCAACCGCGTGGCAACAgtcgcagcagcggcggGTAGCAACGGAGGCCAGGTCCAAAAAAAATTAATAAAAAATATAAAATACAAAAACGTGGTCACTAGGAAAACTGCGGACTGTGCCGCTGACCACTGGTGTCTTGTTTTGCAGGGCCCGGAACTTGTGCTGTCGGACATCCCGCAGGTTCTTTTGTGTGGGGTAATCTTGGGATGTTGGTTTGAGAAGTGAATTCATGTGCGAGCGTAAGGAATTCGCATGTTCTAGAAGAAGTCAactggagagagagagagagagagagtcgCTTACCTGACAGATCGGGCAGAGCCACGTGGCTTGCGAGTAGGAGATATTGGTTTTTCggagagagggagattgGCGTGCGGCgtagggggagggtgtcCGAGATTGAGGTTGTGTTGAGGATGGAAACTGTATCGGTAAAGTAGGTAGCGAAGATTGACCTCCTCGGTAAGGCCGGTTGTGGATTGCGTTTTTCTTGAGTGAGGCCGAGGTGTCTGTGCGGTTCAGAAGTAAGGAACGAGGAGGTGTGTACTCAGCGGAAGGAAAACGAGATGCCGGAGAAACaatatcaacaacctccgGGTGGGACCGGCACCGATCCGACAGTCCCGGCTCACCTCCGGCGTCTCATATCCAACGACGTCAATCTAGCTGAGAAAGCAATGTTATCCAAAACGCACAGAATGAAACGGAGAAAGTAAAAACATCAAGAGCCAGGAAATagcaacaaaaaacaaaagaagtGACGAGAAAAAGCAGGGGTATCATTCTCCAGCGCCAACTCTGGCTATCCTTCCCTCCTCAGCCCAAGCAACCCgttctccttcctcggtcCCACATCTACCACCCTCTGTTCTCCGTATTGATGCCCTAGGTTACCCATGGATACCTCGACCATCCCTTGCAATGGCGCAAAGTTTGATCATGCAAAAcgagttgctgctgttggtgtgTGCCAGTGACTCGTCTTAGTCCTTCTTGCACACGCCATCATCGCAGATGACACGGAAACCCTATCACAAACACGTTCAGTATATCTTCGCTCTTCTCacaaatcatcatcaactcccGTCCAACTCACCAAAAGCTTCCCCGGCTTCCCCTCCTTGGCACAATCCGCTCCCCCCGCAATAGGGAAATGTCTCTTCAGCGTCGGCAAAAACGTCGTAGGCGAAGAATTAAACATGATCGGCCCGTTGGGAACTCTCTTGCGGAAGTAGTGAATGGTATCCTCGAACCTCTCTGTCAGACCCACATCCGTAGTCCCGCGCTCCCCGAAGCCAACTCCGGTGCCATCCCAGCAGTCAATTTCCGCGAATTGCGCCTCCAGCACGGAAAGGGGCTGCTCGGGACCAAAGAGGACCATACGGACGTTGTAGCCGGAGTTGACGAGGAGATTGGTGTCGTTTGCGAGGATGGCTTCGATCATTTTGGGGTCGAATCCGCCGGCTTTGACGATGGGGTGATAAGGGGGGATGCCGaccaggaggaggttggcttCGCCGCATTGGACggg is a window from the Podospora pseudocomata strain CBS 415.72m chromosome 6, whole genome shotgun sequence genome containing:
- a CDS encoding hypothetical protein (COG:S; EggNog:ENOG503P0Z1) yields the protein MAPLSSSTVLVAALLATTTLAQSNVRVWSSVAWILYGDRTPLLSDNPTLTPLGAQQLKAQGAALRTRYLWKSSPDDDDIDSNGLDDIAPIHGIEQYTINNRQLRAMSTTDTYNIASAMAFFQGLYPPTTIKPSNSTGGAIAATLANGTTMTYPLDGYQYPQIQTLSRLFNPDSIYLDGSSHCPSFLQSMASFPSEETPSSNLSTSSSFYASLYPRIFNSSSLPLDQLDFLQAYNIYDYAAYHHLHNPLLSPLFAEGELPRLRSLASSEIRSRHGNLSLPIRTIAGRTLASYTKSLLVDNIRSAGFTSKLNLLFSSFEPFVAFFALSRLDAGASRELFRELPYPGAVMLFELFSTVNTTKGMDGEEEYPEVKDLKVRFLYRNSSASEARLRVYSLFETGVNYPTLEFLDFERKMMGVGVRGDRKGGDQDVEYGGRGQKKERVGSWELRNGKKVVEGVGEGVEETGTGARVEVPDPSHLRAVGGRWEEDDDDRLSLYGREPVKAREF
- a CDS encoding hypothetical protein (EggNog:ENOG503P638), translating into MHLKFPILRYLVHGPIIMINFLLTLVLLTTVMAINIGHLPTIPHISHTPRAVDNTTDVNNANIDKFLFHPRPVQCGEANLLLVGIPPYHPIVKAGGFDPKMIEAILANDTNLLVNSGYNVRMVLFGPEQPLSVLEAQFAEIDCWDGTGVGFGERGTTDVGLTERFEDTIHYFRKRVPNGPIMFNSSPTTFLPTLKRHFPIAGGADCAKEGKPGKLLGFRVICDDGVCKKD